From the genome of Oxyura jamaicensis isolate SHBP4307 breed ruddy duck chromosome 2, BPBGC_Ojam_1.0, whole genome shotgun sequence:
GGAGCTACGGGGATGTGTCTGAGCCAGTACCTGAGTCGGGCCTAGAGGACAGCAGCCTCAGTGTTTTGGGGATTGTCAGGACTTCCCTGAGGCCATACAGAGGAGGGGTTTGGTCCCCATGGTGCAAGTCTAGAGACCAGTCCAGAGGTTAGATTAGTTACCCGGTTGTTGAGAGACCTGAGACCTGTATCCTCCTTTCAGACATGTAACTCTCACCATTTTATCTGGTAGATAGAACTATTGCCTGAAGCAAAGGTGGCATTTAAGAATTTGGAGGAGCAGTTGTGATTTAAATAGGATTTATCATttcatagaggaaaaaaaaaagttctgtacTCTCAAAGTCTGTTTTTATCAGATCTCTAATCTGatcataaattttaatttccttgacTGTGAAAGTCTTGTATAATTTGGAGGAACTTGGAAGGTAAAGCAGGCTGAACTATCCATTAGGCTCttatttctcaaagaaaacTCTTGAGGCAACGACAGAAAAATGTTCCTGTTGGATGCCTTTCTTCACCTTTGTTTTGCAGCAGGATGTTGGTTTTTGATCTTTGAGTAGCATTTCAGGAAAGCACCTGATTCTTGTTGTGAGGTCTTTATTCTGAAGGTTGCATTATAATTTTGGTATTTCTGAATAGTTTTTCGGTGATTCTGTGATGGCAGCTTTCATATActacttttttaattatttcacattttcttttctactgtACAAGAGTTGTCTGAGTTACTGTCTTGTTAACACCCTTTCTTTCAAAGCTTGAATGTACGTAATTCAAacttctgcttttgtgctggaattttcagcctttctctagaaaaataagataaaagtCAGTTTGGAACAAGTGAGTCATACTATTCTGTTGTAAGTGgttatatttgtatttgttagATACTACTCTTACAAACATTTGCTGGACACATTACCCAATAGTTATTTGGGTAACCGGCGTCTGTAATGAGCAGAACACATATTGAGATTCCTAAGGAGTGGTCCAAGAATAGAtctattcttttcctctttcagccCTAGCAATAATTTAGGCTATTGTCTGTGTCTTCTCCCTTCCAGTATCACTGAAGGATATTTATTAGACCTGTCCATTATCTTATTCTAAAGGAGCCTTCATACTCCAGCAGGGCTTTGAATGTTGAGGAAATGAAATATAAGGTCATCTTTAGGTAATTTTTTGTCCTCTTAGCCTTtatgtcaaaagaaaaaggcttttgcATTATGTGGAGCTGAGAAATATGTGAATTCCTAGTGACTGAAATATAAActagtaataatatttttgtagaCAGAAGCTACTCCCTTTTTATAGTTAAGGGTTTAACAGGCCTGCTATAGAGgagggctttttttgttgtcaaAGCAGTGCATCACAGGGAAAAACTGTCATGTAGCTTAAGTCAAGTCTGTATTGAAGTAGTGTATCAACGGATTTATGGCACGTAATTAACTGCCAGTCACGGAACTATACCTTCAGGATCAGTATCAGTGACACAATGGATAACCACTATATTAGCCACTTGCAAAATGGTAACATGCAACTACAAATGTCCAAGCCCATGCTACAGCTGATCCCAACACCTCCCACGTGCACTCAGCCTTTGTTGTGCACTCGTGTCCCCCTTGTAGGCTAAGAGGTGTGCAAGCTCCCCTCATTTGGGCATGCAGAACTGCCTGCCCACACACCCCTGCCCAGGGTGTGTATTCCAGTGGGAGACCTTGAGGTGCTACATGGCCATCTTGGACAAGGTTTCACCAGTTCTAATGGCTGCTGCTTCCACTGCAGGGTTCCTCCCGCTGTTAAaagtatttatgcattttttggGCTTCCTTTCAGGTtggtttcttctgtttcaaaagcATCATTGTAATTTCCTGGTTACTGTTTAATCCAGCTGATGGtccctttcttctttaattGGATCAGCTGTAGCAAACACCACCCTGATGTTTTCTGGCACACTGGTTACACTCACATTTTTATCTTAACAGGCATTGTTTTCCAAGGTATTTGACGAGGTTTGGCTGGATGAGCACACCTACCCTCAAAGttgtaataaaaatggaatagGACTGGAAGAATTTCACGAGTCATTGAAATGTCACCTCTTTTGTCTTCAGGTGCAGAAGAAGATGAGGATAGCACAGCGATAACAACATCCAGAACAGTTCCAAAGTTACCAACAACTAGTGATGCATCTAGAGCTGAGACCACCACGGTGAAAACGCAGACCAAGATGCCTGCACAAACAAAGGTGCGTGGGTAAAGACAGCACCATTTAAAGTGGTTCTGCTATACCCCATGGATGCCTTGATGTTAACTTTGTTTGATTTATATCaattgaaaagagaaaaaaaaaactaggttGAATaataggagaaatttctttactgaaagagttgtgccatgttggaacaggctgcccaggttgagtcaccatccctggaagtcttcaagaaacctgtagatgtagaacttagtagcatggtttagtgggagGCTTGTCAGTACTACGTTGaatgttggactagatgatcttagaggacttttccaacctgaatggttctataattctataattTAGAGGAATACAGAGCTGCTCAGTTTCATTCCTGCTAGGAAGGCTGTATAATAACAGCTGGAATTCTCATAAAggaagagagattaaaaaaaataattatgatacacaaaacacaatttttcatGATACCTTTGAATCTAAGCTCTAACTGTTTTACAACTTTCGAAGAGTTATTCCAAAATTCAGCATGAAACTTCCCTTCTCAAAGGAAAACTTCGTGTGGTTTGACCGTGATTTGAATACTTTCCAGGTTCCATTTagtatttaattgttttattctaTCACCATAGGTAATATTTTCTAAGTTACCATCAAAGGTGTTTTGAGTATAACATCTGATGCGTTAATTTCAGAATTGTTATTTTGAGTGTGAGGTCCTGtatctgggctggggcaatcccaagcacaaatacaggctgggcgGAGGATGGGCTGAGAGCAgtcctgaggagaaggaccttgGGGGTGGTGATTGACAAaaggcttgacatgagccagcagtgtgtgctggcAGCCTGGAAAGCCAAcagtgtcctgggctgcatcaacagaggagtggccagcagggcaagggaggtgattgtccccctttgctctgctctcgtgagaccccacctggagccctgcgttcagctctggggctccaacacaagaaggacatggacctgttagagcaagtccagaggaggccatgaTCAAcgggctggagcacctctcctatgaggacaggctgagggagctggggttgttcagcctggagaagagaaggccccgggcagaccttacagcagccttccagtgcctgaagggggctacaggaaagctggggagggactctgtgtcagggggtgtagggatagggcaaggggggatggctttaaactaaaagaggggagatttagattaaatattaggaagaaattcttcactcagagggcagtgagcgctggcccaggttgcccagagaagctgtgggtgccccatccctggaggtgctcaaggcctggctggatggggctttgggcaacctggtctggtgggaggtgtccctgcccatggcaggggctggaactgggtggactttaaggtcccttacaacacaaaccattctatgatttcattCAGAGGCCAAAATTCCTATAAATACAGACAATGTTTAACAGCTGTATGCTAAAGATATTTTTGGAGGTTTTAAAATTCTGGATAGTGTTTTTCATTCCAACATCATGACAACGATTAGATCCGCTTTCAGTGTCTAGAACAGCTTTCTGTGGTCAGAAAACAACCCGTGTGCTGTGACTGTCAGTACTGTGGTACACATGAGTGGGGCCGATGAAGTTTTGTGGCTGCCTGTGGCCAGCAGCGACTGTGCAGACTTGCAGTGTTCCTGTCTGTAAGggctgctctgttttcttttctgtgctacAGTCACCTGAAGAAATCGATAAAGAGGAAAGACCTGAGGTGGATGCCAAGAAAAAGAGTGATGAGCCAGGGGATGACACTGACGTGTTCACCgaaaagcattcagaaaacCTATTCCAGAGAACAGAAGTTCTGGCAGGTAAGGTGTAGTTTTGTCAAGGTCCACCTCAccaaaaatagcagaaaataaagggCATCCATATCAAATAACGCAAACTTGGCATGTTTTCTTGGTAGATTCTGGAACATATTCGCATGGGTAGCCAGGGTTTGATTTGATGAGAATGAGATGGGCATCTTCTGGAGTTATTCAATAGCAGAGGCTGTTGCTAATTGATTTGACACCACAAGTTAATGTTGCCTACTCAGTATCTGGAGCTTCCACAGCTTGGAAAAGGAGTTGTGATTTGGATTGATGCTTACGGTGCAGAAATACGTTTCTCACCAGTGCTCTTAGGAGCACGGTGCTGTCTGGTACAGATGGGCACTGCCTGGGAGGAGCTCACTGCAGGGATGGATGGATAAGTGGTTGGATGGAGAGGAATGGATGAGCACCATCCTCAGGATATAGAGGGTCCATTTCTATGTTTTCCAGTGGCTTTTctacatgtaattttttttttggcataagatctgtgtttataaatacattttcctccCATGTCCCAGAAGGGGATATTGAAAGGGAGTGTTAAGTCACACAGTTTTGTACCTCACTTGCTTCTAAGCACTGAAATGTGAAACAGCAGTAATATCCATGTCAGTGAAAGCATGTGGGTTTGCTCTTGAAGTCCAGCTGGAATTGTTGCTTTCTACTCTCTAGCAAGTACATGATGAATGTAATGCCTCTATTCCTACAGCTCCATGAAATGTAGTCTCCTATTATTCATCAATAGGAAATTCATCCCAGTCAAGGGCCACCAAGTGAacacagggagaaaaggaatAACCCATTTTTTAGCGAGTGTAACAAAGTAGTTCTTTTAAGGCTGAAAACGGCAACTGTTGGAAAAGCAGTTTGAAAGGaacttacattttattattataaatgaaGACAACTTTATGCTCCGGCAGTATTGGTAGCTTTGTTCGTTGAGCTTTtgataatttatttagaaatatggGTTGTTGGATCACTCGCTTGCAGGTGGAATGcccttttaaattatttccttcattaaaataaacaggctTTCTCAGAATGTATTTCAGGCTGCTAATAATCGAGACGGTTTCAGAATGGGAGCCCTTTTCtgcaatttgaaaataatggcaAATTCATTGCgtgagatgaaaaagaaagatggtgCTAAACCTGTTCTTCCAGCACATTGTgaatctctttttctttgattaCAGCTGTTATTGCTGGCGGAGTTATCGGTTTTCTTTTCGCAATCTTCCTTATCCTGCTGCTGGTATATCGCATGAGAAAGAAGGATGAAGGCAGTTACGACCTTGGTGAACGTAAACCATCCAGTGCTGCCTATCAAAAGGCACCTACTAAGGAGTTTTATGCATAAAATTCCTATTAGTGTCTCTATTTATGAGATCACTGaacttttttaaataaagcttttgcaTAGAATAatgaagatcttttttttttttttttcattaaagagcCATTACGGCACCTTTATGATAAAATCCCATtgtatttaaaacttttcatgtattcctttaaaaaaaatgtaaaattaaaacttaacATTTGCAGTGTTCTGTGAATAACAGTggcaaagcattattttataaaaccaTTGATGTTCactgaatcatttttaaaactttatgcataaatataaaataatgaaaatgattgTTTTATCCTATGGTTCAATGAaagttgtttaatttttgtcagCATGTCTCAGATTGATCTTACAAgttagtttttatttcattaatttatctgtttccaaaaaaatgcctttttgtaGTTGTCATGGTGCAATTTGTCTTCAGATAATTCAGATAAACAGTAACTTTTAgtgtaaatgtaatttttcagctATGTAAACTTTAACCTCCACTTTGTATAAATTTAAGTGTCAGAATATCAATTTTACACTTTGCATTGTTTCTCAGCGTACCTGTAGCTTCAGTGAGATTTGTAACAGCAAATTAATGTGTAAAATTGGATTATTACTACAAACTGTATAGTCGTATTCTTACTAAACAAATCTCCTGTGAGGAAGATTTGAGGTAAGCTACTGACAAACCTAAGCAAACCCAAAGACTCTAACAGTATTTTGAGAAGTTGCTGCAGATTTCTATGGCCACTGTATTTGTTAATTATTTGCAATTTGAAGGTACAAGTAGGGGtttaaatttttgttctttaaaaatgcatttaagttGTAAACGTCTTTTAAAGCCTTTGAAGTGCCTATGATTATATGTAACTTGTCGCAGACTGGTGTTAATGAGTATataacagtaaaagaaaatgttggtaTTTTATAAGCACAGACAATTCTAATGGTAACTTTTGTAGTCTTACATGGATAGACATAATTGTAATTCGGGAACATAAACACTACTGAATAAATCATGTGGCCTAATACTGAAAATTCCATTGTGATATACTTTTGTACGTTATTCGTTTTATGTCTGGTTGGTTATGTTTTAATGTCACAAAGTACATCCAGGATCTtcaaaaaagaccaaaaaaaaggcaaaataacaaaaaaaaaggctgctgaTTAGGCTGATCCTTGGACCAGATTTACTGCTGAAATGGCAGAGAAAGCCTGGAATGTTTAAGTGTTTCATCTGGTGCATGAGTTCTAAGTCTTTCAGCCTCTGCGTTATATTTAATGGCAGTATTGACACAGACCTGTTCTTCctgcaaatgctgttttcagtaCTGTAAAATTCACAGGAGTACCCAGTTTCATTTATTATGTATATCAGCTTCTGATTTGTtgttcaggtttgttttttacccTGGCCTTTTGGagaaatttgttttattctgctcGGACTCCAGCAGAAGAGTTGAGACAAGTGAAATATCTTcataagagaagaaagaaatattccaAGTAGAAGAGAAAAGGCTCTGTTGCTTAGACCACAGATAGGTGTTGGATAGAGGGACGAGTGGAGAAGACGATAGTCTGCCTCCCTATATTATGCTTTGTAACAGACAAATGGCTTCGTCTTCTGCTCTGTTAGCCTCTGctcttttgattttgaaatttcCAAAATAGGCGTTCAGGATGTCAAGCTGAACCGCTTCTCAGAAATGGCAATGTATTGTAAATAAGATCTGGTAGCTCGTCAGATAAGAGTTGCGTCACTTGTATTTGTCGCTGTCCCAGGTTCAGTGGTCATTTAGGAACAAACGAATGCTATCCtgtgctaaaatatttaatatattgcttttaaagTTACTTATACTTACTGGCAAGTTTTTCAAAGCCATACAAGTTCAACAAGTAAAAACAGGGTAAGAATTTAACAGGTATATCTTATTGTGCAATATTTAGTGAAATTCAATTAGTGAAATAACTGCTTGAAATAACTgtgccaagaaaagaaaatttctggCAAATGCTGTGCCACTgctgtaaaataaagcatttgttAAAGTGCCAAAATAAAGTCTACCATGCCTAAACTAATACTTTATTTGTACAGTCTGACATCCAGTTTTTTGAAGCCCACTTTGCTTAAGGTAGTAGATCTGAATTTTCTTCAAGGGTCTCACTTCAAGGGTCTTTAACGAATCTCACTGTAAGTATAGACATGAATATAAAACACCAGATAAATTGTCTCCTCCTCCATAAGCAAACCGATATGAAGaaacccttttctttttatttatacattttagaTTCCGCCTCTATACCTAACACCGAGGATACTTTATCCGATGTAGACATCTGTTGCAATTACGCAGGCTGTCAAGCATCACGCTCGTGTGGTTCCTTCTGCTAACAAGCAGAGGCAATGTTAAAGTTTCGGATCTATTTCACCTCCCGTCTTTTCTTCTACACatccctttccctctttccctctctgtcACGTTACAATCTCAGCCATAACCATCGGTTTGTTTTCCATCAGCCTAAGAGCCCGGCTGCGGCAGCTCTCCGTCTTCCAGCACCGCTATTCATAAGGGACGGGCAGCTGAATGCGCTTCTCTTACACCGAGACTTCCTAGCATTAGCTGGTCTCCAGTTTTGCTTCCCTTTTGTTCTCCCCTTCCTGGATGTGTTTCTAGCAATACTCTGGCTCTGAGTGGATGTTGCTGGGCAGCTGCAAGCCCCGGTGCCAAGCCGCGGGTGCTGCACGGCCTGCGGGCAGCCAGCAGTGGCAGCCGGGGCTCAGAGGTGGCTTTTCCTAAAGCCCCCCTGGCTCctctctgctggagctgctgtggcAACTCGGAAAGTCCTCAGCCACCTGATGCAGCACCTCCTTGGGAGCGATGGGCTTTAATATTGATCAAAATGccattttgctttgatttattcCGGGCTATTCGTGGTTACCTCCTTTAAGATTCTTTGCTAATGAGGCCCAGTGCAAGTAGCCTAAAGCTTACGTTAAAAGGAGTCTCTTTACACTAGAAGGAGTCTCtcgtttttgttttatttgtggaaaTGTAAATTCAGAAGTTGACATCCTGgttcctctgctttctgactttaaaagtgaattttaactcatgttttccagctgcattgcattttttttttctgtgagcatTACAATTCGTctgaacttcagaaattaaaaccaaaGTTGTCCTCTTGTCAATAACTGATCTGCATATCAAGAGAATTGCATATTGCATATCCGTGACTTTGGCTACATGTTGCTTATTTTCCCTTGGATTTGGGTATTGAAATGATTACAGAGTGTGGTCTTAAGTGACAGATACTATTTTTAAGCAACTTAACAATACAGGAGATTTTTGTTAGTGAAGAATTATCCAGATTTTCAAAGATTAAAACCATaggttttaattaattttaataggGTTTATTACAGTATGCTTAGTATTGTTTGCTCAAGTAAGTGAATGAGATGTGAAAAAGAATCTGTTGGGGAACAGATCTCTAAGAAAACTATTATTTTGATGGATGGAAATAATatagcaattatttttatatatgtgtgcgTATCACACTGCTCTGAGTCTTGGTGCGGAAACATAGGGCTGTGAACTTTCATATCCCTGCCCGTCCCTAACTTTCTTCTGGTTCAGGAAGCTCAACTGACGCACAGCTTGTCTGAGAAAAGATAGAGCAAAGTGTCCCTCCTCCTGGCACGTCCTCTGGCCCTGGGATTGCTCGTGGCTGTAGCAGAAGGACTTTGCTAAGGAGCTGGAACAGGAGCGGGGCTGCTGACATGTGCATTTCatttcctcctgcctcttccGATGGCCCGGCGCTGGGTTCAGCTGTGTGGGTGGGACGTGGAGGAGCTGTAACCCAACCCCGCCGGTGGAAAAGATGCTTTGCAgagctttcttcctctctcaaGTCAAGCGAGTTgtatgtttttgctttaaaagcaaacaaacgaTAAAACTTAGGCTCAGTGTAGCTGGAAATGGAAACGTGGTCTCCTGGCCTGGCTCCTGTGAAGCGATTTCTCACGTGCATCAGATGTGCAGAATAGCCACTCATGTGGgtggaaatgctgaaaaaacCCTCTGTGTGCCTGCAGTATCCGAGCTTAGTTTTAGGAGGGGGTGAGGGGCATGTGTGGAGGAGACAGGGTCCATGCGGAACCACAGACGTTAGTTTGGGGTGAGTGGTCAGAAGGCAAGAAGAGAAACTGTCCTGACAGCGCATGCTTTCTGCTGCAAGTCACAAGGCTCTTTGTTTCCTCGAGTTGTTGCCGTCACACTGAATTTGCTCTTTGGAGAGAATCCGTGGGCAGGAGCGGGGGCAGATGGTGGTGTCGCTGCCTGAGAGACTCCCTGGTTGCATACAGGGCCCCCAGTCTGTgctacctgctgctgctgttggtgcCTCAGCTTCTGCAGGCTACTTGCCCCCCGGATTTACAGAGGAATTACAACGTCAAAACACATGGAGGGTCTGCAGGCGTGACCCCTGCACCTCCTGCTGTACCAGGAGGTCAGGGTGATGCATTGCACCTGGGACAGTCTCATCCAGTTGCCCAGGCAAGGTGGGATGTAGAGGATGAGACGCAACTGGGGCCTTCCAGTTGGGACGTGCTGTTGAGCATTGAGGtgaatttccatttatttttcatgcctGGGAGATGTTGCTCTTGCACTACCCCCAACTCTTTTGGAATCAGGTGTATTTATGGTTGGGTTCTTTAATTCATATTGCAGCTTAAAAACTGTGCTGGAGttgggctggggctgaggcGCGCTCTCTCATGGCTGCAGGTCAGGCCCAAACAGTTCTTCCCGCATGGCAGTTCAGCACGGAGTGAGAGGAAGTAGGAAGGctcgtggaaaaaaaaaaaatccagaaaaaatattacaaaaccTGTAacagtttgtttaaaataaacagagacTAAGCTCTCCATAGGAGGTGACTTCATTTATCTTTCTTCTGGGGCATTATGCAATTTTTCTCATGGAACTTTTGTTGATTTGTTGAATGCAGAGGaagcttctgattttttatttttttatttattctgtttttaatcctAAAATGAACCCGGCACTGACGTATACGAAACAGTAACTCCACCAGGCATGGCAGCTATTTGAAGCTTATCTGGTGGTGGGAAactcagctctgcagaggaaaaatgtgtgtCCTAGTTACTCACCCCCTTCGTACGGCCATACGTGGTCCTCGAGTCCAAACAAAGTTTGGTGCCCATTTTCCTGAACTCCTGTGGTGGAACTGGAGCTTTCTGTAAACACTGCAGTTCTCCAGAGGACACCGAAGAGAAATGGGAACAGACTTActtttgatgtttttgtgtCATAGCCCATAATACTAACGCTCATCTCCCTCCTACACCCCTTTCTAAATATAGCAGCCAGGGAGAAGTCAACAACCACCAGGCTAAATACTACTGAAAGAATGTAAAACAGCCCAAAGTTCAGTTTTCCTCATTCATCCCTGTAATTTTCAACACCGCAGAACTAACCGAGGAGTCTCTTGTCACAGAAGGAGCAGTGGAACGTGTGCTTCCTCCGGGACCAGCCCACGGTGCCAGCCGGTTAATGCTGACGGGGGAAGAAAAGCTTCTTGTGGAGGAACAGCTCTTGGGGCCGAGGCTCAGGCTGCTGATGGCACGGTTTAATTTCTGCCCAGGCTGGAAAGCTTGAAGGGAGGGCTGTGCTCGGACCTGGTGCCTCGCTTCTGGGCCAGGGGCTCTGATATTCATGCTGTTGATGCAAGGCCTGAGGAATAGTTCTAGAAAATCTTTATCATCTGAGTGAGCTCCATCTTG
Proteins encoded in this window:
- the SDC2 gene encoding syndecan-2, with the translated sequence MRGVWLALALSFVACASGQPRADLTSDKDLYLDNSSVEEASGVYPIDDDDYSSGSGSGAEEDEDSTAITTSRTVPKLPTTSDASRAETTTVKTQTKMPAQTKSPEEIDKEERPEVDAKKKSDEPGDDTDVFTEKHSENLFQRTEVLAAVIAGGVIGFLFAIFLILLLVYRMRKKDEGSYDLGERKPSSAAYQKAPTKEFYA